In Streptomyces sp. NBC_01381, the sequence ACGGGCCAGGATCGCCCGGGAGTTGCACGACGTCGTCGCCCACCACATCTCCATGATCGCCGTGCAGGCGGAGACCGCCCGGCTGACCACCCCGGGGCTGCCCACCGCAGGCGCCGAACGGTTCCTGGCCATCGGCGACACCGCCCGCACCGCGCTCACCGAGATGCGCCGTCTGCTCGGCGTCCTGCGCGAGGACGCGGGGCCCGCCGTGCCGGACCGCCGCCCGCAGCCTGGCCTCGAACAGCTCGGCGAGCTCGTCGACGAGGCGCGGGACGCGTCGGCCGCCGCCGTACGGCTCATCGTCGAGGGGCCCGTGCGCACCCTCGACCCGGGCGTCGAACTCACCGCGTACCGCATCGTGCAGGAAGCCCTCACCAACGCGCGCCGCCACGCGCCTGGCGCAGCCGTGGACGTCGAACTCCACTACACCCAAGGCGCCTTGCGGCTGCGTGTGCGGGACAACGGGCCGAGCCCGGACGACTTGGACGGCCTCGACGACGGCCACGGTCTGCTCGGGATGCGGGAGCGCGCCGCGATGGTCGGCGGCGAGCTGCGCGCGGGCCCCGCGCGGCGCGGCGGTTTCCTCATCGAGGCGACGTTCCCCGCACCGGTGCGGGAGCATGCCGCATGAGTGAGATCCCGAGCAGCGGCCGCCAGGCGCCCCTGCGCATCTTCATCGCCGACGACCACGAAGTCGTCCGTGCCGGTTACGCCGGACTCCTCGCCACCCAGCCCGACTTCACCGTCGTCGGCACGGCCGCCGATGGCGCCCAGGCGGTCCGGCTCTGCCGCGAGCTGCTGCCCGACCTGGTCCTGATGGATGTCCGCATGCCGGTGATGGACGGCATCGAGGCGACCGGACGGCTCGCCGGCACCGGCACCCGCGTCCTCATCCTCACCACCTTCGACCTGGACGAGCACGTGTACGACGCGCTGAGCGCGGGCGCCGCCGGGTTCCTGCTCAAGGACGTCACCGCCGAGCACCTCTTCGACGCCGTACGCGTGGTGGCCGCGGGCGAGGGTCTGCTCGCGCCCACCGTGACCCGCCGCCTCATCGCCGAGTTCGCCCGCCTCAGGCCCGGACCGCCCAGCGGATCCGCCGCCCGACTCGACGCCCTGACCCCGCGCGAGACCGAGGTGCTGCGGCTGATCGCGGAAGGCCTGTCCAACCCGGAGATCGCGGGACGGCTGCACGTCAGCGAGGAGACCGTGAAGACCCATGTGAGCCGGGTGCTCGGCAAACTCGGCCTGCGGGACCGCACACAGGCGGTCGTGGCGGCGTACGAGACGGGGCTCGTGGTGCCAAGGGCGTAGGCCTGACACCTGGCCCATCGCGGAGGCGGGCCGCCCCGCACCACCGGGCCCGGCGAGGCCCGTCGCCGTACAATGGAAGGGCGGCAAGTGCACGACGGCGTAACTCGATCATGAATGCCCGTATCGAGGACTACGCCCTCATCAGTGACCTGGAGACCGCTGCCATGCTCGGCAGGGACGGGTCGATCGACTGGCTCTGCCTGCCCCGCTTCGACTCCCCGGCCTGTTTCGCCGCCCTGCTCGGCACGGGCGACAACGGCTTCTGGCGGATCTCCCCCATCGGCGCGGGAGCGTGCACACGGCGGGCCTACCGCCAGGACACCCTGGTCATGGACTCCTACTGGGAGCTCCCGACCGGTGCCGTACGCGTCACGGACTTCATGCCGCCGCGTGCCCAACTGCCGTGTGTCGTGCGCGTGGTCGAGGGTCTGTCGGGCGCCGTGGCGATGCGCAGCGAACTGCGGCCGCGGTTCAACCAGGGCCGGATCCTCCCCTGGGTGCGGGCCGAGGAGCACTGCACGGTCGCCGTCGCAGGGCCCGACTCGCTCTGGGTGAGCGCCGACGGCCCCGTGGCGACTCAGGGTGACGCCGACCCGACGATCATCGATTTCACCGTCACGGCGGGCCAGCGCCTCACCGTGCAGCTGGTGTGGGCGCCCTCGC encodes:
- a CDS encoding response regulator transcription factor, which gives rise to MSEIPSSGRQAPLRIFIADDHEVVRAGYAGLLATQPDFTVVGTAADGAQAVRLCRELLPDLVLMDVRMPVMDGIEATGRLAGTGTRVLILTTFDLDEHVYDALSAGAAGFLLKDVTAEHLFDAVRVVAAGEGLLAPTVTRRLIAEFARLRPGPPSGSAARLDALTPRETEVLRLIAEGLSNPEIAGRLHVSEETVKTHVSRVLGKLGLRDRTQAVVAAYETGLVVPRA